A DNA window from Canis lupus dingo isolate Sandy chromosome 2, ASM325472v2, whole genome shotgun sequence contains the following coding sequences:
- the LOC112660358 gene encoding basic proline-rich protein-like yields the protein MVQQHHISSLKFYLKITYATLRPGIRAPRPTGPDPSARPGSAGQRGRWGSSARQAGVLRLLRVPRVPPAPQGAPHNLAAAAPRPVRGAGGRGGPSPAPRSTPPPARPLRGGASARPPGPRGSPPPPPRSSRAGTGVPAPTPPPSRSPPGPAASAASAPLTCARRAPRLTAPRAAARAAAAAAPPAPASAAAPTPSWLRSEVTSGGAGSPRAREPAPPPSDPPTPRGPRAAALGPADTPGTPRRRPRTRRHPGDPAAALGPAPPRPRGPAPPPSDPPTSRGPRAAALGPADTPGPPAAALGPAPPTPRGPRAAALRPADTPGTPPPPSDPPRRDPGAPRRRPRTRRHPGDPAPPPSDPPTPRGPRRRPRTRPADTPGTPRRRPRTRRHPGDPAPPPSDPPTPPGTPPPPSDPPTPPGTPPPPSDPPTPRGPPPPPSDPPTPRGPRAAALGPADTPGTPRRRPRTRRHPGDPRRRPRTRPAETPGPRAAALGPADTPGDPAAALGPADTPGTPPPPSDPPRRDPGAPRRRPRTRRHPGAPRRRPAAEDPAPRGRSSAGAKFLGDPAPWLSGGPRPVTTRPSRLSSPGPAAAPRGLERGPRAHWPLRRRPGARARPGCRAASSRWSPTVGRPERGAGGGAGGGGRRVGAGGRPGPRVRKAASRSVTLRPDGQVREHRSVDGVGPPRRGGGAAGKRPRLSGRCAPGVGP from the exons ATGGTCCAACAGCACCACATCTCTTCCCTTAAGTTCTACCTGAAGATCACTTACGCCACA CTGCGTCCAGGAATCCGGGCTCCGCGCCCCACGGGGCCCGACCCGAGCGCCCGGCCGGGCTCCGCGGGTCAGCGGGGTCGCTGGGGGTCCTCCGCGCGGCAGGCAGGGGTGCTTCGGCTGCTTCGGGTCCCACGGGTCCCACCGGCCCCCCAAGG CGCCCCGCACAACTTGGCGGCGGCGGCCCCGAGGCCGgtccggggcgcggggggccgcgggggcccgAGCCCGGCTCCGagatccacccccccccccgcccggccgctCCGAGGGGGCGcgtccgcccgcccgcccggtcCCCGCGGgtcgcccccgccgccgcctcgctCCTCGCGGGCAGGGACGGGCGTCCCGGCGCCCACCCCGCCGCCGTCCCGgagcccgcccggccccgccgcctccgccgcctccgcccccCTTACctgcgcccgccgcgccccgcgcctcACAGCGCCGAgagccgccgcccgcgccgccgctgccgccgctcCGCCCGCCCCGGCGTCCGCGGCCGCGCCGACGCCATCTTGGCTCCGGTCGGAAGTGACGTCGGGCGGCGCCGGGAGCCCGAGAGCCCGCgagcccgcgccgccgccctcgGACCCGCCGAcaccccggggaccccgcgccgccgccctcgGACCCGCCGAcaccccggggaccccgcgccgccgccctcgGACCCGCCGACACCCCGGGGACCCCGCCGCCGCCCTCGGACCCGCCCCGCCGAGACCCCggggccccgcgccgccgccctcgGACCCGCCGACATCCCGGGGAccccgcgccgccgccctcgGACCCGCCGACACCCCGgggccccccgccgccgccctcggACCCGCCCCGCCGAcaccccggggtccccgcgccgccgccctcAGACCCGCCGACACCCCGGGGACCCCGCCGCCGCCCTCGGACCCGCCCCGCCGAGACCCCggggccccgcgccgccgccctcgGACCCGCCGAcaccccggggaccccgcgccgccgccctcgGACCCGCCGACACCCCGGGGACCCCGCCGCCGCCCTCGGACCCGCCCCGCCGAcaccccggggaccccgcgccgccgccctcgGACCCGCCGAcaccccggggaccccgcgccgccgccctcgGACCCGCCGACACCCCCGGGGACCCCGCCGCCGCCCTCGGACCCGCCGACACCCCCGGGGACCCCGCCGCCGCCCTCGGACCCGCCGACACCCCGgggccccccgccgccgccctcggACCCGCCGAcaccccggggaccccgcgccgccgccctcgGACCCGCCGAcaccccggggaccccgcgccgccgccctcgGACCCGCCGACACCCCGGGgacccccgccgccgccctcggACCCGCCCCGCCGAGACCCCggggccccgcgccgccgccctcgGACCCGCCGACACCCCCGGGGACCCCGCCGCCGCCCTCGGACCCGCCGACACCCCGGGGACCCCGCCGCCGCCCTCGGACCCGCCCCGCCGAGACCCCggggccccgcgccgccgccctcgGACCCGCCGACACCCCGgggccccccgccgccgccccgctgCCGAGGACCCCGCGCCCCGAGGTCGCAGCTCCGCGGGCGCCAAGTTCCTGGGAGACCCCGCGCCTTGGCTGAGCGGCGGGCCCCGCCCGGTGACCACGCGGCCCTCCCGGCTCAGCTCCCCCGGACCGGCCGCGGCGCCCCGAGGGCTGGAGCGGGGGCCCCGGGCTCACTGGCCGCTCCGCCGCCGCCCGGGTGCCCGGGCCCGCCCTGGGTGCCGCGCGGCCTCGTCCCGGTGGAGCCCGACTGTGGGGCGGCCCGagcgcggggccggcggcggggcaGGAGGCGGTGGGCGCCGGGTCGGGGCCGGAGGAAGGCCCGGCCCGCGGGTGCGGAAAGCCGCGAGCCGGTCGGTGACCCTGCGCCCCGACGGCCAAGTCAGGGAGCATCGGAGTGTAGACGGCGTCGGGCCTCcgcggaggggaggaggggccgcgGGGAAGAGACCCCGGCTTAGCGGCAGGTGTGCGCCGGGAGTTGGACCCTAG